A stretch of Pirellulales bacterium DNA encodes these proteins:
- a CDS encoding restriction endonuclease subunit S: MSDGHEGSNGILPEGWGTFPLGQLVSPSKEKIEPSRCPDAPYLSLEHIESGTNRIESKGVASDVKSTKAVFHRGDVLYGKLRPYLNKVTIPDFDGVCSTDILVFRPSTGVLPEYLLRFLSESSFVQYATDHQKGNSLPRVAFGDLAKYPLPLPPFAEQKRIVAKVEALLARVNNARERLDRVPDILKKFRQSVLAAACSGRLTADWREENPNVESGESLLCLMRKKHKAAWESAELAKLAAKGGAPRSDGWKKRYKAESDIELTGLPEVPESWAYGRTDELVEPDTVITYGIVLPGPQVDEGIPYIRGQDIDDRGRILVEQLARTAPEIAAKHSRSQIAEGDVLLCVIRNLRVAVVPPGLDGVNLTQGTVRLRPSDVVSATYLAAYLAGPYAQEWMKQRYVGLDMPRINVRDSRAIPVPLPPREEQEEIVRRMTRLLGVIDSVEDRVREATASAENISHSVLAKAFAGELVETEADLARREGREYEPASVLLERIFGQPARAASAVQVEKGRAILDILLLLEAWGKPVSISALEPALVLMRNEAARQTLLKGVATPGQRRSMANEPEFVDGLDTIYQGLIANGAVRKAGRSGLKLANSQLLAKASKADRARAAETLQAIRALSTLRSLPKVVAAITNERYEITV, from the coding sequence ATGAGTGATGGCCATGAAGGCAGCAACGGGATACTGCCAGAGGGTTGGGGCACATTTCCGCTCGGACAGTTAGTTTCTCCCTCGAAGGAGAAGATTGAACCATCCCGGTGTCCAGACGCCCCCTATCTCAGTCTTGAGCACATCGAGTCTGGCACAAATCGAATCGAATCAAAAGGAGTAGCGTCAGACGTGAAGAGCACAAAGGCCGTGTTCCATCGCGGCGACGTGCTTTACGGAAAGCTCCGTCCCTATCTGAACAAAGTCACCATCCCAGACTTCGACGGAGTGTGCTCGACCGACATTCTCGTCTTCCGCCCATCTACTGGCGTTCTTCCCGAGTACCTTCTGCGATTCCTTTCTGAGTCATCGTTTGTGCAATACGCCACAGACCATCAGAAGGGGAACAGTCTGCCACGAGTGGCATTCGGCGACTTGGCGAAGTATCCCTTGCCACTACCCCCATTCGCCGAACAGAAGCGAATCGTGGCGAAGGTCGAGGCTCTGCTCGCGCGGGTGAACAATGCCCGCGAGCGGCTCGACCGCGTGCCCGACATCCTCAAGAAGTTCCGCCAATCCGTCCTCGCCGCCGCCTGCTCGGGTCGTCTCACCGCCGACTGGCGTGAGGAAAATCCCAATGTTGAGTCAGGCGAGTCGTTGCTCTGCCTAATGCGGAAGAAGCACAAGGCGGCCTGGGAATCCGCAGAGTTGGCGAAGCTAGCTGCAAAGGGCGGAGCCCCACGGAGTGACGGTTGGAAGAAGCGATACAAGGCAGAATCAGACATTGAGCTGACTGGTCTACCGGAGGTGCCAGAAAGCTGGGCATACGGTCGGACAGATGAACTTGTCGAGCCTGACACTGTTATTACCTACGGCATCGTTCTGCCAGGCCCACAAGTCGACGAAGGAATTCCCTACATTCGCGGGCAAGACATCGACGACCGAGGGCGAATCCTTGTTGAGCAACTCGCGAGGACTGCCCCGGAAATCGCAGCGAAACATTCTCGCTCACAAATCGCAGAGGGCGATGTGCTTCTGTGCGTAATCCGAAATCTCAGAGTGGCGGTTGTGCCACCTGGGCTCGATGGCGTCAATCTGACACAGGGAACTGTGCGACTCCGTCCTTCCGATGTGGTTTCCGCTACATACTTAGCCGCCTACCTCGCAGGCCCGTACGCACAAGAGTGGATGAAGCAACGGTACGTTGGTCTCGACATGCCACGAATCAACGTACGCGATTCGAGGGCCATCCCAGTGCCATTGCCCCCTAGAGAGGAGCAGGAAGAGATTGTCCGACGAATGACGCGGTTACTCGGCGTCATCGATTCGGTCGAAGACCGTGTGAGGGAGGCTACCGCTTCAGCAGAGAATATCTCGCATTCAGTCCTAGCCAAGGCATTCGCCGGAGAGCTTGTGGAAACCGAAGCCGATCTGGCCCGCCGCGAAGGCCGTGAATACGAACCGGCTTCGGTGCTGCTGGAACGCATATTCGGGCAACCAGCAAGAGCCGCTTCGGCGGTCCAGGTGGAGAAGGGACGTGCCATCCTCGACATCCTGTTACTCCTTGAGGCATGGGGCAAACCCGTTTCAATTTCGGCCCTTGAGCCCGCTCTCGTCCTGATGAGAAACGAAGCCGCAAGGCAAACTCTGCTCAAGGGAGTCGCTACCCCAGGCCAACGGCGGTCGATGGCAAATGAGCCCGAATTTGTCGACGGACTGGACACCATTTACCAAGGTCTCATCGCAAACGGAGCCGTTCGGAAGGCAGGCAGGAGCGGCTTAAAGCTGGCGAACTCCCAACTACTGGCCAAAGCAAGCAAGGCCGACCGAGCCCGAGCCGCAGAAACACTTCAGGCAATCCGAGCCCTCAGCACTCTACGAAGTCTACCCAAGGTGGTCGCTGCAATTACCAATGAGCGATACGAGATTACCGTTTGA
- a CDS encoding dual specificity protein phosphatase family protein has translation MLDTSGAVAVVHACKEPCHRAAVGYSSRSLPNTHPNYLVLERDYHLFLNLIDPPAPLFMMPSFEAFLAFVDKHIAERRVVIHCNQGESRAPSLALLYLAKRTDELPSDSYEAAAQAFREQYPYNPGRGIQSWLSQHWEEIQ, from the coding sequence ATGCTCGACACGAGCGGTGCGGTGGCGGTGGTGCATGCCTGCAAGGAACCATGCCATCGTGCCGCCGTCGGCTACTCCAGCCGTAGCTTGCCAAACACGCACCCGAACTACCTGGTGTTGGAGCGAGACTACCACTTGTTCTTGAATCTGATCGACCCACCGGCTCCGCTCTTCATGATGCCGTCATTCGAGGCCTTTCTTGCGTTCGTCGACAAGCACATTGCCGAGCGACGAGTCGTCATTCACTGCAACCAAGGCGAGTCGCGTGCTCCCTCACTGGCATTGCTCTATCTAGCGAAACGGACGGATGAGTTGCCGAGCGACTCTTACGAAGCAGCGGCACAGGCTTTCCGTGAACAGTACCCCTACAATCCTGGGCGTGGCATCCAGTCGTGGCTCTCGCAGCATTGGGAGGAAATCCAATGA
- a CDS encoding SAM-dependent DNA methyltransferase — protein MSDVVQKLWGFCHTLRHDGIDYGDYIEQITYLLFLKMSNERGIDLTKVKMRAVDDPKKTTVLDCSWPALTSKAGTDLTDYYANVLRALGQQEGLLGDIFSGAQSRFNKPTSLKQLLTTVDETEWTTLEVNVKADAFEGLLEKAAAEGKKGAGQYFTPRLLIQSIVRCMKPDPRTTKDYKICDPACGTGEFLVSAYEWLLSVTKNGADLDRPTAKRVKASTYYGQDLVARPRRLALMNLYLHNLEPHVGLGDSIYDPPPGDRFDCILTNPPFGTRGANQAPTRDDFTIATSNKQLNFLQHVLTTLKPGGRAAVVVPDNCLFADQAGEVFKIIAEDCDLHTVLRLTNGTFTPYSPGTKTNVVFFTKGYPTETVWIYDNRTNIPGLTKKDRPLTAEHFAAFEKCYGNDPNGQAKRKASDSKEDRWRKFSIAEVKERDFKLDSLKWLRDESLDDADDLPPPEQLVTDAISELESAILELNGVVALLENGGS, from the coding sequence ATGAGTGACGTTGTCCAAAAACTCTGGGGCTTCTGCCATACGCTTCGCCATGACGGCATCGACTATGGAGACTACATCGAGCAAATTACCTACTTGCTCTTTCTCAAGATGTCGAACGAGCGGGGCATTGACCTGACCAAGGTCAAGATGCGGGCGGTCGACGACCCCAAGAAAACAACCGTACTCGACTGCTCTTGGCCAGCCCTCACGTCCAAGGCAGGCACCGACCTGACCGACTACTACGCGAACGTATTGCGGGCACTCGGTCAACAAGAAGGCTTGCTCGGCGATATCTTCTCGGGGGCACAGTCGCGTTTCAACAAGCCGACCAGCCTCAAGCAACTCTTGACCACCGTCGACGAGACCGAGTGGACGACGCTCGAAGTCAACGTCAAGGCAGACGCCTTCGAGGGACTGCTCGAAAAGGCGGCTGCGGAAGGGAAGAAGGGAGCCGGGCAGTACTTCACGCCGCGACTGCTCATCCAGTCCATCGTCCGCTGCATGAAGCCCGATCCTCGCACAACCAAGGACTACAAGATTTGCGACCCCGCCTGCGGCACGGGCGAGTTCCTTGTCTCGGCGTATGAGTGGCTGCTGAGCGTCACGAAGAACGGGGCCGACCTCGACCGACCGACCGCCAAGCGGGTGAAGGCCTCCACCTACTACGGCCAAGACCTCGTCGCTCGCCCTCGCCGTCTGGCCCTGATGAATCTCTACCTGCACAACCTGGAGCCTCATGTCGGCCTGGGCGACTCCATCTACGACCCACCGCCGGGTGACCGGTTCGATTGCATCCTCACCAACCCGCCCTTCGGCACTCGCGGGGCGAATCAGGCACCCACGCGAGACGACTTCACGATCGCCACGAGCAACAAGCAGCTCAACTTCTTGCAGCACGTACTCACCACGCTCAAGCCCGGTGGTCGGGCGGCGGTCGTCGTGCCCGATAATTGCCTGTTTGCCGACCAGGCAGGCGAGGTCTTCAAAATCATCGCCGAAGACTGCGACCTGCACACCGTGCTCCGGCTCACCAACGGCACCTTCACGCCGTACAGCCCCGGCACGAAGACGAATGTCGTTTTCTTCACCAAGGGCTACCCGACCGAGACGGTTTGGATTTACGACAACCGCACCAACATCCCCGGCCTCACGAAGAAGGACCGCCCTCTCACCGCAGAGCATTTCGCCGCGTTCGAGAAATGCTATGGCAACGACCCCAATGGGCAGGCGAAGCGAAAGGCGAGTGACTCGAAAGAGGACCGCTGGCGAAAGTTCAGTATCGCCGAAGTAAAGGAACGCGACTTCAAGCTCGATAGCCTCAAGTGGCTGCGAGATGAGTCGCTCGACGACGCCGACGACCTTCCTCCGCCGGAGCAGCTCGTCACCGATGCAATCTCGGAGTTGGAGAGTGCGATACTGGAACTCAATGGCGTTGTCGCTTTGCTAGAGAATGGTGGTTCGTAG
- a CDS encoding CBS domain-containing protein, with protein sequence MSIHKEKLDLAEEQADKNEPLQATVREFLGWFGFERRGWRVVRDIRATLREHNLTTQPDFEHTWFDGSVAFVRPSTEAERVQTANAESVLNMEDVADATIVKALVGGAVEDPAFRIGKLDAANTAPASIPPTANLQEAITVMLRDNFSQLPVMTSEREVKGAITWQSIAKRTGLGHQCETVQDCMDSSVEIVTEDDSLFRVIERIRENDFVLVRAKDRRICGIVTVADLSETLDELGRPFLLLSEIENHIRGLIDGKFSREELKAAKNPGDEEREVSDVSDLTFGEYVRLLQNPANWQKLGLPIDRKTFVDDMERVNLIRNDVMHFDPDGIGEDDLETLRKSSRFIQELRDLAVSQEQCDE encoded by the coding sequence ATGTCTATTCACAAAGAGAAACTCGACCTCGCAGAGGAACAGGCTGATAAGAATGAGCCTCTGCAAGCAACTGTGCGTGAATTCCTGGGGTGGTTTGGTTTCGAGCGACGCGGTTGGCGAGTTGTACGCGACATCAGGGCAACCCTACGAGAACACAACCTCACCACACAGCCCGACTTTGAACACACGTGGTTTGATGGATCCGTTGCGTTTGTACGACCTAGTACTGAAGCAGAAAGGGTTCAGACAGCTAATGCTGAATCGGTTCTAAATATGGAGGATGTGGCGGATGCTACCATTGTCAAAGCCCTAGTCGGAGGAGCGGTTGAGGACCCAGCCTTTCGGATTGGCAAGTTAGATGCCGCAAACACTGCACCAGCGAGTATTCCTCCAACAGCGAATCTCCAGGAAGCGATAACAGTGATGCTTCGTGATAACTTTTCACAACTGCCGGTAATGACAAGTGAACGAGAGGTTAAAGGTGCAATCACATGGCAGTCGATAGCAAAGCGCACGGGGTTGGGGCACCAATGCGAGACTGTGCAGGACTGCATGGATTCTTCCGTCGAGATCGTTACTGAAGATGACTCGCTATTCCGTGTAATCGAGCGAATAAGAGAGAACGATTTTGTTCTTGTACGTGCAAAGGACAGACGCATATGCGGAATTGTTACTGTGGCGGACCTGAGCGAGACACTTGATGAACTTGGTCGACCATTTCTACTACTGAGCGAAATTGAGAACCACATTCGTGGCCTAATCGATGGGAAGTTCTCACGAGAAGAACTCAAAGCTGCCAAGAATCCAGGAGATGAGGAGCGTGAAGTAAGCGATGTGTCTGACTTGACGTTCGGCGAATACGTCCGGCTTCTCCAGAATCCAGCTAACTGGCAGAAGCTAGGTCTGCCCATTGACCGGAAGACTTTTGTCGATGACATGGAGCGAGTGAATCTAATACGCAATGACGTAATGCATTTCGACCCTGACGGTATTGGTGAAGATGACCTTGAGACGCTTCGAAAGAGTTCACGGTTTATTCAAGAACTTCGCGATTTAGCCGTGAGCCAGGAACAATGTGATGAGTGA